A stretch of Triticum aestivum cultivar Chinese Spring chromosome 1D, IWGSC CS RefSeq v2.1, whole genome shotgun sequence DNA encodes these proteins:
- the LOC123183198 gene encoding cucumber peeling cupredoxin-like, whose amino-acid sequence MERSKGCLSLLLLAAVVASLVAGSSAGIYHIVGAGKGWQMAPNKTYYGDWARTRNISVGDKLMFLYRSGVYNIVEVPSRELFDGCSMRNITNRYQNGPTIIELIPPAGPRYYFCGVGKHCEEGQKLKIYVAPFAPSRTQNDDQAEDADDDGDVMSGGSPAPAAVPLLALAACLLPLPLLLM is encoded by the exons ATGGAGAGGAGCAAGGGCTGCCTCTCGCTGCTGCTCCTCGCGGCCGTGGTGGCGTCCCTCGTCGCCGGCTCGTCGGCGGGCATCTACCACATCGTCGGCGCCGGCAAGGGCTGGCAGATGGCCCCCAACAAGACCTACTACGGGGACTGGGCCCGCACCCGGAACATCAGCGTGGGCGACAAGCTCA TGTTCCTGTACCGGAGCGGGGTGTACAACATCGTGGAGGTGCCGAGCCGGGAGCTGTTCGACGGGTGCAGCATGCGCAACATCACCAACCGGTACCAGAACGGGCCTACCATCATCGAGCTCATCCCGCCCGCCGGCCCGCGCTACTACTTCTGCGGCGTCGGCAAGCACTGCGAGGAGGGCCAGAAGCTCAAGATCTACGTCGCCCCCTTCGCGCCCTCCCGCACGCAGAATGACGACCAGGCCGAAGAcgccgacgacgacggcgacgtcaTGTCCGGCGGctcgcccgcccccgccgccgtgcCGCTGCTCGCCCTCGCCGCCTGCTTGCTGCCGCTTCCGCTGCTGCTGATGTAA
- the LOC123177085 gene encoding cucumber peeling cupredoxin, with protein MASKAHLSFLLLAVVAASLAGRSAGIFHIVGAGKGWRIAPNQTYYADWARTRDIHVGDKLMFLYRSGVYDIVQVPTKELFDACSMDNVTMRYQLGPTIIKLDTPGPRYYFCGVGEHCEGGQKVAVNVSGDPAATPTATTTAAPETPAAAALPPASSTAQAEAEQASSTAQAEAAQASSTAQAEAAQASSTAQAEAAQPSSMEQVEPTQASSTAQEELAQASTMEVDPAKLVDAKKKL; from the exons ATGGCGAGCAAGGCCCACCTCTCCTTCCTGCTCCTCGCGGTCGTCGCGGCCTCCCTCGCCGGCCGGTCCGCCGGCATATTCCACATCGTCGGCGCCGGCAAGGGGTGGCGCATCGCCCCCAACCAGACCTACTACGCCGACTGGGCCCGCACCAGGGACATCCACGTCGGCGACAAGCTCA TGTTCCTGTACCGGAGCGGGGTGTACGACATCGTGCAGGTGCCGACCAAGGAGCTGTTCGACGCGTGCAGCATGGACAACGTCACCATGCGGTACCAGCTCGGCCCCACCATCATCAAGCTCGACACGCCCGGCCCGCGCTACTACTTCTGCGGCGTCGGCGAGCACTGCGAGGGCGGCCAGAAGGTCGCCGTCAACGtctccggcgaccccgccgccacccccaccgccaccaccaccgcggCCCCCGAGACGCCCGCCGCAGCGGCGCTGCCGCCGGCGTCGTCGACGGCGCAGGCGGAGGCCGAGCAGGCGTCGTCCACGGCGCAGGCGGAGGCCGCTCAGGCGTCATCGACGGCGCAGGCGGaggccgcgcaggcgtcgtcgacggcGCAGGCGGAGGCCGCTCAGCCGTCGTCGATGGAGCAGGTGGAGCccacgcaggcgtcgtcgacggCGCAGGAGGAGCTCGCGCAGGCGTCGACGATGGAGGTGGACCCCGCGAAGCTTGTGGACGCCAAGAAGAAACTATAG
- the LOC123183200 gene encoding protein SUPPRESSOR OF PHYA-105 1 (The sequence of the model RefSeq protein was modified relative to this genomic sequence to represent the inferred CDS: added 415 bases not found in genome assembly) has protein sequence MEGARAAEVAGGGGAGDVQIKGAKESGQAAQQQQLLPTGSEPVEMPATPLPHAREIEWSEHFSFFNSMGTGTGTDGVMGPASVGMSRSESSRPDSVTQQQRCLAGSNADERVEELTVRNCISSEAHQPAASAGGSTGGTGERPAVMRGLWGNFTRMAWRTADAASREALAVSLGNAMGSHNIDASGKGMPFDRGENGNTEFNMSFGNQQQLQHILSSRLNQSEQHVLSSWQNQSEQHVLSSRQNQSEQHVLSSLPNQSEHNVLSSRPNQSEQHLPSSRQNQSEQHIMSSWPNQSELHIPSSRPNQSGQHVLSSLPNQSEQHVLSSRPNQSGQHVLSSLPNQSEQHVLSSRPNQSGQHVLYSRPSQSEQHVLSSLPNQSEQHVLSSRPNQSEQHLPSSRPDQSEQHIPSSRPDQSEQHILSSRQNQSEQHIMSSRLNHSEQNIPSSRPNQSELHIPSSRPNQSEQHIPSSRTKQSEQHVLSSRPNQSEQHVLSSRPNQSEQHILSSRPNQNEQRSERDNGLKVSSFSNRIIDQMRSKTLTPSSGLQGSPFKPVLKGKRVTYQGPHEEIQVQANARPRAPMDKIPKIPSSTHDSVARLDGTLFSSGGNVSESQYEGTSLRELIKPARQAMSKFEKMQLFKQILDHVDKSHAQGVTLQHLRPSYFIISSPNQVRYTGSYTKQDLSTPAKPDMAADDVFNRKRCFDQKTLHQECNGNGHSILKYQKVGEQGSVAVRRPIHPFRTDHKGANQSEGADLGALGQGNSSCTVGGRSKYGEPYYGGNASYGQRFPNYGNQESVLELRMLEDSWYRSPEELNQLKGTSPSNIYSLGVLLFELFCCCETWELHCAAMSDLRHRILPPIFLSESPKEAGFCLWLLHPDPFSRPKARDILGCDLINEGRDLSVLDKAPAAINEEDTESGLLLNFLSQLKEEKEMHAAKLSADLASLQTDIVEAERRHSFRMGFSLGDMDVPASSNDVPGTSSNALRGASLSGLLTPPGRSGIYEERVMKNLQQLEKAYYSTRSTIDTSETNVIKRSDNDALRVRENFNHRDADAMNGPTDPLGCFFDGLCKYARHSRFEVRGILKNADILNSPNVICSLSFDRDEEYFAAAGVSKKIKIFEFDALLNDRVDIHYPIVEMPSKSKLSCVCWNNYIKNYLASTDYDGTVQLWDASTGQGFTQFTEHRKRAWSVSFSEVDPTKLASGSDDCCVKVWNINQKNSVDTIRNVANVCCVQFSPYSSRMLAFGSADYKTYCYDLRHTRIPWCTISGHGKAVSYVRFLDAETLISASTDNTLKIWDLNRTNPNGLSTNACSLTLSGHTNEKNFVGLSVHDGYITCGSENNEVYSYYKSFPMPITSHKFGSIDPITGQETNDDNQQFVSSVCWRGRSNMVVAANSSGSIKVLELV, from the exons ATGGAAGGTGCCAGGGCGgcggaggtggccggcggcggcggggccggggaTGTGCAGATTAAGGGCGCCAAGGAGAGCGGCCAGGCcgcgcagcagcagcagctgctgccgaCGGGCAGCGAGCCGGTCGAGATGCCCGCCACGCCGCTGCCGCACGCCCGCGAAATCGAGTGGTCCGAGCATTTCTCCTTCTTCAACTCCATGGGCACCGGCACCGGCACGGACGGCGTGATGGGGCCGGCCAGCGTCGGGATGTCGCGCTCCGAGTCGTCCAGGCCGGACAGCGTCACCCAGCAGCAGCGCTGCCTGGCGGGCAGCAACGCCGACGAgagggtggaggagctcaccgtCAGGAACTGCATCAGCTCTGAGGCTCACCAGCCTGCTGCCTCTGCCGGTGGGAGCACTGGCGGCACGGGGGAGAGGCCCGCCGTTATGAGGGGCCTCTGGGGTAACTTCACACGGATGGCGTGGAGGACCGCCGATGCCGCTAGCAGGGAAGCCTTGGCGGTCAGCCTTGGCAACGCCATGGGGTCTCACAACATTGATGCTTCTGGCAAGGGAATGCCATTTGACCGCGGCGAAAATGGTAATACCGAGTTCAATATGTCATTTGGTAATCAGCAGCAGCTGCAGCATATCTTGTCTTCACGGCTGAATCAGAGCGAGCAGCATGTCTTGTCTTCATGGCAGAATCAGAGCGAGCAGCATGTCTTGTCTTCACGGCAGAATCAGAGCGAGCAACATGTCCTGTCTTCACTGCCGAATCAGAGCGAGCATAATGTCCTGTCTTCACGGCCGAATCAGAGCGAGCAGCATCTCCCGTCTTCACGGCAGAATCAGAGCGAGCAGCATATCATGTCTTCATGGCCGAATCAAAGTG ACGGCTGAATCACAGTGAGCAGAATATCCCGTCTTCACGGCCGAATCAGAGTGAGCTGCATATCCCGTCTTCACGGCCGAATCAGAGCGAGCAGCATATCCCGTCTTCACGGACGAAACAGAGCGAGCAGCATGTCCTGTCTTCACGGCCGAATCAAAGCGAGCAGCATGTCCTGTCTTCACGGCCGAATCAAAGCGAGCAGCATATCCTGTCTTCACGGCCGAATCAAAATGAACAGCGGTCTGAAAGGGATAATGGTCTGAAAGTGAGTAGCTTCTCAAATAGAATTATTGACCAGATGAGGAGTAAGACTTTGACACCTTCATCTGGGCTTCAGGGTTCCCCCTTTAAGCCTGTATTGAAGGGTAAAAGGGTTACCTACCAAGGTCCACACGAGGAGATCCAAGTTCAAGCTAATGCAAGACCCAGAGCCCCTATGGATAAGATCCCTAAGATTCCTAGCTCAACACATGATTCTGTGGCCAGATTGGATGGTACACTTTTCAGCAGTGGTGGAAATGTTTCCGAATCTCAGTATGAGGGAACAAGCCTGAGGGAACTAATTAAGCCCGCGCGCCAAGCGATGAGCAAGTTTGAGAAAATGCAGTTGTTTAAGCAGATCCTTGATCATGTAGACAAATCCCATGCACAGGGTGTAACCTTACAGCATTTGCGCCCGTCGTATTTTATAATATCATCCCCAAACCAAGTAAGATATACCGGTTCTTACACTAAACAAGATTTATCAACCCCAGCCAAACCGGATATGGCCGCAGATGATGTTTTTAACAGAAAACGATGCTTCGATCAGAAAACTTTGCACCAAGAGTGTAATGGCAATGGACATTCAATCCTGAAGTATCAGAAGGTTGGTGAACAAGGTTCTGTTGCCGTCAGGCGACCGATACATCCCTTCCGGACTGACCACAAAGGGGCCAACCAAAGTGAAGGTGCTGATCTAGGTGCTTTAGGACAGGGAAATTCTAGTTGCACCGTCGGAGGTCGTTCTAAGTATGGCGAACCTTACTATGGTGGTAATGCATCTTATGGCCAACGTTTTCCTAATTATGGCAACCAAGAATCAGTACTTGAATTGAGGATGCTAGAAGATAGCTGGTACAGAAGCCCGGAAGAGCTCAATCAATTGAAAGGCACATCCCCATCCAACATCTACAGCCTTGGGGTTCTTTTATTTGAG CTCTTTTGCTGTTGTGAAACATGGGAGCTGCATTGTGCTGCAATGTCAGATCTTCGCCACCGGATCCTGCCTCCAATTTTTCTTTCAGAAAGTCCCAAGGAGGCTGGCTTCTGCCTTTGGCTATTGCATCCTGATCCTTTTTCTCGACCAAAAGCAAG AGACATTCTAGGATGTGACTTGATAAATGAGGGTCGGGATTTATCGGTGTTAGATAAGGCACCAGCTGCTATCAATGAGGAGGACACAGAGTCTGGTTTGTTACTGAATTTTCTGTCTCAACTGAAAGAAGAAAAGGAGATGCATGCTGCCAAGTTATCAGCAGATCTTGCAAGCTTGCAGACTGATATTGTAGAGGCTGAGAGAAGACACTCGTTTAGGATGGGGTTCAGTTTAGGGGACATGGATGTACCAGCAAGTTCTAATGATGTGCCAGGTACTTCATCAAATGCCCTGAGAGGGGCATCGTTGTCAGGTTTGCTAACACCACCAGGCAGGTCAGGCATATACGAGGAGAGGGTGATGAAGAATTTGCAGCAGCTTGAAAAAGCATATTACTCCACGAGGTCCACCATTGACACATCTGAGACTAATGTAATTAAGCGTTCCGATAATGATGCTTTGAGGGTCCGTGAAAACTTTAACCACAGGGATGCCGATGCTATGAATGGGCCAACAGACCCCCTTGGATGCTTTTTTGATGGTCTATGCAAATATGCCCGGCATAGTAGGTTTGAAGTACGAGGGATTTTGAAGAATGCTGATATACTTAACTCTCCAAATGTGATCTGTTCTTTAAGTTTTGACCGTGATGAAGAATATTTTGCTGCTGCTGGGGTTTCAAAGAAAATTAAAATATTCGAATTCGATGCTCTTTTAAATGATCGTGTTGATATTCATTATCCTATAGTAGAGATGCCTAGCAAGTCCAAGCTTAGTTGTGTCTGTTGGAACAACTATATAAAGAACTACTTGGCATCAACAGACTATGATGGCACTGTTCAG CTATGGGATGCAAGCACTGGCCAAGGATTCACACAGTTTACAGAGCATCGGAAAAGAGCTTGGTCTGTGAGTTTCTCAGAGGTGGATCCAACTAAATTGGCAAGTGGGAGTGACGATTGTTGTGTGAAAGTTTGGAATATTAACCAG AAAAATAGCGTGGACACAATCAGAAATGTGGCCAACGTATGCTGTGTACAGTTCTCGCCATACTCCTCTCGTATGTTAGCCTTTGGCTCAGCTGATTACAAGACATACTGTTATGATCTGAGGCATACAAGGATCCCCTGGTGTACCATTTCTGGACACGGGAAAGCTGTCAGCTATGTAAGATTCTTGGATGCAGAAACGCTTATATCTGCCTCAACTGACAATACCTTGAAGATATGGGATCTCAACCGGACTAATCCTAATGGATTATCTACTAATGCTTGCAGTCTGACTTTGAGTGGTCATACCAATGAGAAG AATTTTGTAGGCTTATCCGTTCACGATGGATACATAACGTGCGGTTCTGAAAACAATGAA GTATATTCTTACTATAAAAGCTTTCCCATGCCAATAACTTCTCACAAGTTTGGTTCAATTGATCCAATAACCGGACAAGAGACCAATGATGATAATCAGCAGTTTGTGTCGAGCGTTTGCTGGAGAGGAAGGTCGAATATGGTGGTGGCCGCCAACTCTAGTGGAAGCATCAAAGTCCTTGAGCTTGTTTGA